The Dokdonia donghaensis DSW-1 DNA window CTGCTGCCGCTGCTGCAAATATGGGAAGTTCTACGCTTCTTGTAACAATGAATCTACAAACCATCGCCCAGATGAGTTGTAATCCAGCTATGGGTGGCATTGCAAAAGGGCAGATTGTAAGAGAGATTGATGCATTAGGAGGATATAGTGGTATTGTGTCTGATAAGACAGCAATACAATTTAAGATGCTCAACAAATCAAAAGGTCCTGCTATGTGGTCACCACGAGTGCAAAGTGATCGAATGCGATTTGCAGAGGAGTGGAGATTGCGTCTAGAAGGAACACCTAATCTTGATTTTTATCAAGAGATGGTGAGCGGCCTTCTAGTAGAAAATAACAAGGTAGTAGGAGTAACCACTTCTTTAGGTATTAAGGTAAGAGGTAGATCTGTAGTGCTCACAAATGGTACTTTTTTAAATGGACTTATCCATATAGGTGAGAAACAATTTGGAGGAGGTAGAGCGGGTGAAAGACCAGCTACTGGTATCACAGAACAGCTACTGGATTTTGGCTTTGATTCTGGTAGAATGAAGACAGGAACACCACCTCGTGTGGATGGTAGATCATTAGATTTTTCTAAAATGATTATCCAGCCAGGAGATGACGTTCCAGAGAAGTTTAGTTATAGTAAAGAGACAAGTCCGCTTACTAATCAGCGTCCTTGTCATATGAGTTATACTTCCCCAGAGGTACACGATTTATTGCGTGAAGGTTTTGATCGTTCTCCTATGTTTAATGGTAGAATCAAATCTCTCGGACCAAGGTATTGTCCATCTATAGAAGATAAAATTAACCGCTTCGCAGATAAGGATAGACATCAGTTATTTGTAGAGCCAGAAGGTTGGGATACCTGTGAGATTTATGTAAATGGATTCTCAACATCTCTTCCAGAAGATGTACAATTTAAAGCTTTGCGTAGCGTAGCTGGTTTTGAAAACGTAAAATTCTTCCGCCCAGGTTATGCGATAGAGTATGATTACTTTCCGCCTACACAGCTTAAGCACACCTTAGAAACTAAGCTTGTGAGTGGGCTATATTTCGCTGGTCAAATTAACGGAACCACGGGATATGAAGAAGCCGCTTCTCAAGGTCTTATGGCGGGTATGAATGCACACTTAAAAGTACATGATCAAGAGCCTTTTACTTTACAACGTGACGAGGCTTATATAGGTGTTCTTATAGATGATCTTATTACAAAAGGTACAGAAGAGCCATATAGAATGTTTACTTCTCGTGCAGAGTATAGAACCTTGTTAAGACAAGATAATGCAGACGAGCGTCTCACTCCACGATCGCATAAAGTAGGTCTAGCATCTGAGGAGCGTCTTGTGACTATGGAAAAAAAGCGCGAGCAGTCGGATAATTTAGTTAAGTTTTTTGAGGATACAAGTATCCTCCCAGAGGAGGTAAATGATATATTAGAAGAACGAGGATCTTCTCCTATGCGACAATCTGATAAGATGTTTAAGGTTTTCTCAAGACCTCAAATACATCTAGAGGATATGAAGCAGTTTAAAAAGGTTGCAGCATATATTGACGAGCATAGTCTCGAGCGTAATGTATTAGAACAAGCAGAAATTAAAGTAAAGTATGCTGGTTATATTGCAAAAGAAAAAGCAAATGCAGATAAGCTTCAACGTCTTGAGAATATCAAAATTCCAGATAATTTTGATTACTCAAAGCTTAAATCATTATCATTTGAAGCAAGAGAAAAGTTGTCTAAAATTAGACCAACTACAATTTCTCAAGCATCACGAGTGAGTGGAGTTTCTCCTTCAGATATAAGTGTGATGTTAGTTTATATGGGAAGGTAATTTTAGTTTTCTCTTCGTTCCACGTGAAACAATTTTAATGAAAAAGGATTTCAAAGTTAAAGATCATTCTGTAACAGGAGAAGAATTTGTGCTTACATATGATGAGAAACTGCATATGTATTACACAATGCCAAAACCTACTTTGGGGAGTTTACCTTCATATTATGAAAGTGATGATTATATATCTCATACAGATGGTAAACGTTCTTTATTTGAAATTGCTTATCAAACGGTAAAGGGAATTACGCTTTCGCGAAAGCGTAAACTCCTTAAAAAATATCACCCATCTTTGGGTCGTGTTTTAGATATAGGCGCCGGAACTGGAGATTTTTTAGAACATCTATCTAAACATAACTGGAAAACTTCTGGAATTGAACCTAGCATAAAAGCCAAATCACTAGCTCAAAAAAAAGGACTCAATTTAAAATCTACTATTGAAGAAGTAGGGGAGGAGCAATTTGATGTGATTACAATGTGGCACGTTTTAGAACACGTTTATGATCTGCAAGGACAAATAGATTGGCTTAAAAAACATCTTGCTACAAATGGAACTGTGTTTATAGCTGTCCCAAATTTTGAATCCTTTGATGCTTCACATTATAAAGAACTATGGGCTGCATATGATGTGCCTCGTCACCTATATCATTTTTCTGAGCAATCTATAAAAATGTTATTTGAATTAAGTGATTTAAAATTGGTAGAAGTTTTACCTATGAAGTTTGATGCTTTTTACGTGAGCCTACTTTCTGAAAAATATACATCTGGTAAGATGAATTATTTTAAGGCTCTTATTACTGGTCTGCGCTCAAACAAGAGAGCAAAAGCAAGTGGAGGTTACTCTTCTCAAATTTATGTCTTAAAACACGCTTAAAATTAAAATAAGCCGTTTTAAGAGCGTTTTGTAGGTTTAGTGCTATCTATATATGTAATTATTGTAAAAACTAACTTAAGGCACCTTTTAAGAGGTGCTTTTTAATAGGGATTTCTTATTGATAATTATTTTGTTAATTGTTTTTTATTATTAGCTTGTTTTTTAATTAATTTTTGTTGTGTAATGTTCCACGTGAAATAAATTTGGAAGATTCTAAAATTTACGCATCTATATAACTTGTAGATTTTAAAATGTTAGAATGTTATGGATTCTCAGTATTTTCGCCGCAATTAATTAATAACACACAATGAAAAAAATAGGAGTATTACTTGTTGCAGCAATGATGGCTGTTGCGTGTCAAACAGAGAAGACTGGTTTTGTAGATACTGAAGAGCTACTTACAGAATATGCAGAGCTTAAAGATGCAAAAGAGCGTTTTACAAAAGAAAACGACGAGATTATGGCAGATCTTGAACTTAAGATCAAAGCTTACCAAATCAAAGAAGATCTTTTTAGAAAAAACGGACCTTCTATGTCTCGTAAGAAGCAAGAGCAACAATATAATGAGCTAGGAGCCGAGGCACAGCAGTTACAACAAGAGCGCCAAGCAAGAATAGGAAAACTACAAGTAGAGAGCCAAGAGGTAATAGACTCTCTTATTACTAAGGTTAAAACTAAAGTTAAGGATTACGGTAAGGCAAATGGATACTCATACATTTATGGGTCTAACGATGCTGGAAGTGTTCTTTTTGGGAAAGAAGAATTAGATCTAACAAAGACTATTCTTAAAGAAATGAATGATAATTACACTACAAAGGAGTAAATAAAGTTCATTTAAAATGCTTAAAGCGGTGAGAAATCACCGCTTTTTTTATGCGCAAAATTATTAATAATTAGAATATCATATTGCTCTTAAAATACTGCTGTAATATAATTGTGAATGTTTGTTTCTATTTTAAATTTTGTAATTGTAGACTGTACTTTGCTTCAATATTATACTAGTAAAATATTGATTAATTAGCTTTGACTATTAATTTATCTGTCAGTTTTTTGGGAAAGATTATAAGTAATTAATGCTAGTTTTTTTATTGAATTGAGACCCCAGCGTAAGCAATAATTTTCCTTAAATTATTGATTGTTTTATAACCCGTTTTCAATCATAATTAGAGCGTATAATCCTCGTGATTTTATAAAGTTTTATTGCTGTAATATAATCTACTTTTAACTAACAAAATTGAGCCTTAATGAGGGTGTGTTTTGCGTGAAAATTTATCTGAAGACTTCTCCTATTTTTAACCTGTGAATGTTGTTATGCTATGTTAAATCTAGTTGAACCGGTGTGGTGGCGTAAACCAGGCTATGCATTTTTAAATATCTTGGGAGGTAATCGCCTAAAATGGAATTAATCCTCAAGGAATTTAGACTAAACATTATTTTAGTTTTGTCTAAAAATTTGCAATAAATTGATTTATTGACTCTTGCGATGTAGTAATCTAGTGAGCTTGATCGAGAGATCTGTAAGAATAATCTTTGCATTACCGTTGCGTTCTATGTGATATTCGGCGTCTTGTATGGCTTCTACAATAGGAATTATATTGTTGTTATGCACAAATGGAGCAAATTTAGAAAGATCAAATCCGGTCTCTAGTTCCATAAAAACAAGGTCATTTGCCTTGTAGTTTTTAAGCAAAGCCTGGCGGAAAAACTGGACACAATATTCAAGGAAATTTTTCTGTGTTTCACGACCAGATTTTGCTATCTCCTCGCTCCAAGATATAAGGCCTAAAACGGCTTCTTTTTTTCCCTTTGCCTGGAAAGCTGTGCGTACCCAAGTAACAAACCATTTTTCAAATTGTATATCATCTCCATCGTGATGTAAAAGATGTAATGCTTGTTGATAATCACCTTGTGCTTGATGTGCAATTTTATTTGCTTCGGCTTCTGGTGTATTGTGTTTTGTAATTAGTGCCTCTGCAATTTGAGGCTCGCTTAGTTTGGGAAACGTGAGAACTTGACATCTTGACTTTATAGTGTCTATGATACTGTCTTCATTTTCGGCAATGAGGATAAATAAGGTTTGTGCTGGTGGCTCTTCAAGAAGTTTGAGTAATTTATTTGAAGCAGCGGTGTTCATTTTGTCTACAGACCAAATGATCATTACCTTATATCCACCTTCATAAGCTTTAAGTGCTAGAGATTTATTAATATCTGCAGCTTCATTTACACCTATTTGACCTTGTTTTTTTTCAATACCTAGATGTTGATGCCATTCAAAAAGGTCTCCGTACGGGTTTTCTTTTATAAAAGAGCGCCATTGTTTCATAAAATGACTAGATACGGGATGGCTTTTTACTTCTGGCGTAGTAGCAACTGGAAAGGCAAAATGTAAATCTGGATGAGATAAATTTTCAAATTTTAGATTGCAATCTGCCGCGCCAGAGTTGTTTTCGCCTTGAGCGTTATTACATAAAATATATTGGGCATAAGCAATGGCCATAGGTAAAACACCTGTGCCAGCAAGGCCTACAAATAGTTGAGCGTGAGCAATACGACCTGCATCTACACTTGTAGTGAGGTGATTTTTAATAAAATCTTGCCCTATAACGTTTGAGAACAGCATAGCGCCAAATATAAAGGAATCACAGCATTTATTATCCTCTGTATCCATTATATTTGCTAGTAAAACCAACGGATATGATCACAGTAGACGACTTTAATTTTGAGAATAAGAAAGCACTTATACGTGTAGATTTTAATGTACCTCTTGACGAGGAAGGTAATATTACAGATACCACAAGAATAGAAGCTGCAAAACCTACTATTTTAAAGGTGCTTGAAGATGGTGGTTCTGCAATTTTAATGTCGCACCTGGGACGACCTAAAAATGAAGAAGAGGAGTTCTCACTATCGCAAATATGTAGTACTGTTTCTGAGATTATAGGTGTAGAGGTAAACTTTGTAGATAATTGTGTGGGTGATAAAGTAACGCAGGCAGCTCAAGACCTTGAGATGGGTAAGATTTTACTATTAGAAAATCTACGCTATCACAGTGAGGAAACTGCAGGTGATGTAGAGTTTGCAAAGCAATTAAGTACTCTAGGAGATATTTATGTAAATGACGCCTTTGGTACTGCACACCGTGCACACGCATCTACAACAGTAGTTGCTCAATTTTTTCCAGATGCAAAGTGCTATGGATATTTACTCGCAAAAGAGATAGAGAGTCTTGATCGCGTGCTTAACAATAGCGAGAAGCCAGTACTTGCTATACTAGGAGGATCTAAGGTGTCTTCAAAAATCACTGTAATCGAAAACATACTTGATAAAGTAGATGAGATGATTATAGGTGGTGGTATGGCATTTACGTTTATTAAGGCACAGGGAGGACAGATAGGAAACTCTATTTGTGAGGATGATAAAATGGACCTTGCGCTTGATATACTTAAGCAAGCAAAAGAAAAAGGTGTACAGATACATATACCTGTCGATGTTATTGCTGCAGATGATTTTGCAAACGATGCAAATACAAAAGTGAGTGACATCACAGCTATAGAAGATGGATGGCAAGGATTAGATGCGGGACCCGCTTCTCGCGAAAATTTTGATGCTGTTGTAAAAAGAGCAAAAACCATACTTTGGAACGGACCTCTAGGCGTTTTTGAGATGGAAACTTTTGCAGGAGGTACAATTGCACTAGGCCATAGTATTGCAGAGTCTACTCAAAACGGAGCGTTCTCACTTGTAGGTGGTGGTGATAGTGTTGCTGCTGTAAAGCAATTTGGTTTTGATTCAAAAGTAAGTTATGTCTCTACCGGAGGAGGAGCAATGCTAGAAATGCTAGAAGGTAAAACACTACCAGGTATAGCAGCGATTAAAGCATAATGACAACACATAAATTTTTAAAAGCCACCCTAAGCGGTGGCTTTTTTAATGACTTATAGTGAGTAATTGCTATAATAAACAAAAGTGAATTTTTTAATAAATTTTCCTCGTTCTCATAATATATTTCCTTAAACCGTTAAGGTCTCACCTTATTTTTAAAACCATACGATTTTCTCGTATCTTTCGTTTCTTGACTATGACCCAAATGAACATAAAAAATAATCTTTTCTTGCTTTGCTCTCTAGCGCTAGGTGCACTATCGTTACAAGCACAAGACACATTATCATACGAGGCTTACAAGCGCAAGCAACCGGCTAGTAATCAAGTAAAGACTCAGGTATTGCAACCGGATACAATTACTATAATAAATGAGGTGAAGGCAAATGTAGTATCTCAAGACCTACCTCAAACAGTTATTGCTACTCAGGTAAAAGATTCAATAACATTTAGGCTAGAAGATGAGCCACAGGCAGCACTCATAGATATGCGCTGGCGTCAAGAACTTGCCAGAATGGACCTTTATGACTCTATAAATGCTATAAGAAACAGCCAGACCTATCTACCAGAGGTAAGGCTTGAATTACCCACAGACACTTTAAAAAAGCGACTCGCAGCTATAAATGCGCGCACACCCTTTAACGTAGAGTATAATCCCTCACTAGAGAGCGTGATAAACCGTTATTTAAAACGTCATAAACCTACTATGGAGAAGTTAATGGCTGTGAGCCAGTTTTACTTCCCTATGTTTGAAGAACGACTAGACAGGTATGACATTCCTCTTGAGATGAAATATCTCGCTATTGTAGAGAGTGCATTAAGACCTAGAGCAAAATCTAGAGTTGGAGCAACGGGTCTCTGGCAATTTATGTTTGCAACTGGTAAAATGTTTGATCTAGAGGTAAACAGTTATGTAGATGACCGTATGGATCCTATCGCTGCAACAGAGGCGGCTTGTGCCTACTTATCGCAACTATATAATATACACGGCGACTGGGACCTTGCCCTAGCATCTTACAACTCTGGCCCTGGTAATGTTTCTAAAGCCATAAGGCGCTCTGGAGGTTATAAAAATTACTGGAATATACGCCAGAATTTACCTAGAGAAACCGCAGGATACGTACCAGCATTTCTAGCAACAATGTACCTTTTTGAATATGCAGATGAGCACGGCTACACTCCAGAAAGAGCACCCGTAAATTACTTTGCGACAGACACGATACACGTGAAACAAACTATTGCGCTAGACCAAGTATCTAGCATTGTGGGCATACCTCTTGAGATTGTACAGTTCTTAAACCCGCAGTACAAGTTGGACATCATTCCTGTGATAGAAAATAAGAAGTATTATGTGAGACTACCTATAGAGAGCGTAGGTAAGTTTGTACAAAATGAGGCAGCTATTTACGCTTTCGCGAAAGCGGAATTAGACAAAAGAGAAAAGCCTTTACCAGAGGTACTAGCGGCGAGCTCGCAAGTAAGATACCGCGTGCGTAGTGGTGATTACCTAGGTAAAATTGCAAATAAATATGGCGTGCGTGTAAGCCAGATCAAAAAGTGGAACAACCTGCGATCTAACGCACTTAAAATAGGTCAGCGACTCACAATATACCCTAGAAAACCAGTGACTAATAATGCTGTTGCGAGCAAGAAGAAAAGTGTCTCTCTTAAAGGGAAAAAGACCTATACCGTTCAAAATGGAGATTCCCTCTGGAAGATTGCAAATAAATTTCCAGGAGTAAGTGTTGAGAATATCAAAGTTTGGAACGATATTAGTAGCTCTAGACTCAAACCAGGAATGAAATTGCGTGTGTCAAAATAGCTAGTTATGAAAACTCTTCTGTACGTCTTATGTTTTTGTATTGTGAGTGTGAGCATCGCTCAAGAGACTATACTTGAGCCTGTAGATGTAGAGAACACTTCAAAAAAAGATCCGGTATACGAGTATCTATTACAACACTATAAACCTATTTCTGATAAAGAACCCATCCCGTCAGACGGTGTGGTAGATTGTGGTTTTACACAAACATTTGAAAACGGGTTGAGCTATGAGAAGCGCAACTGTGCAGATGCATACCTTGCTAGTGGTGAGGTCCTTACCGTTACAAATCCAGACAGAACATCAATAGTAAAATGGGTTGAGTCTCTCAATGCTATTTTTACAGAGCATAAAGGACACAACGGCTGGAATTTTGATCAGTCAGAATACAGGCCATTGTCTAATGTACCAGGCGCATTTTTTGAAATTTATAGATATAAAAACAGTACCAGCATCTTAGTAATGTCAGGATGTTAGAAAAAATTAAATAAAATGATTAAAAAAGTATTTTTAAGCTTAGTAACAGCAACTATTCTATTTTCTTGTTCTAATGGAGACGGTAAGAGAATCTTAACAGAGTCTGTAGGTAACATAAATAACGTAAAAGTAGTACTTACTAAAGATCAATGGCAGGGCACTATAGGAGACGCGCTAAGAGACGTTCTTGCAGATCCGGTATATGGATTACCTAGAGAAGAACCTAAGTTCTCTATAGACCAGATACCGCCAGAAGCTTTTGGCGACTTTTTACTTAAGAATAGAATCTTTGTACAGATTAAACCGGCAGACAGTGCGACTGTAACTATTGTAAATGATAAGTATGCGCGCCCACAAACAGGTATTATTATTACAGGCAAGAGCGAAACACAAATTGCAAACCTTATCATAGATAATGAAGAGAAGATTGTAACTGCGCTTAAAAATCAAGAACTGGTAGCAAACCAGCGCCGTATTAAAAAAGCACTCAAGAACACAGACTCTTTGCGCAAGACCTTTGGTGTACGATTCAATTTTCCAAATGCATATCGTTATGCAGAGCAAAAGCCGGATATTTTCTGGATACGTAAGGATTTAAAACGTAGCGGTAATATGAATATAACGGTATACGAAGTACCACTTCAAGCCATAGATAAAGATACACTTACGATAAAAAATATCATACGTATGCGTGACTCTATAGGTGGTAAAAAAATACCTGTAGATGATGGCCGTTTTATAACAGAGAGAGCATTCTCGCCATACTTACAAGAGACAGAGATAGATGGCAAGTTTGCTTACGAGACTAAAGGAACGTGGGAGGTAGATGGTCGTTATATGGCTGGACCCTTTGTAAATTATGCAATACGTGATGAAGAAAACGGGCGATACCTCATACTAGAAGGTTTTATATTCTCACCTTCTCAAGACCAGCGTGATAATATGTTTGAGCTAGAGAGTATATTAAAAACGGCTAAGTTGAAGTAGGTTTTTAATCACGCTTTCGCGAAAGAAAAGTGATACACACAAAAAACCGCATAACTCAAGGAGCTATGCGGTTTTTTATATAGTATAAAACTAGATTTTATTTTTTCTCTTCTATAAGATCGTCATCTTCATCTTTTGATGCTTTCTTAAATTCTTTAATACCGCCTCCTAAGCCGCGCATCATTTCAGGGATTTTTTTACCTCCAAAAAGTAGTAAAACCACCAATACAATAAGTCCTATTTGCCAAGGGCCTACCATTCCTAAAAGTATACTTAATGTGTTCATCATCTTCTGTTTTAGAAAAACAAAGATAGTAAGAAAACAAACATATGAACGTTAAAGTCATAAAAAGGACATAATAAGGAGCTTTGTAGTGTGTGATGGCAATTTTCGCGTAAGCGTAATAATAGGGCTACACTATATCACATCTAAAAAAGTATATTTGTAAAACAGATGGCAGAAAAGAAAACTAAAAAGAAGAAAATTGCAAAAAAGCTACTGCATAAGTACCGCTTAGTGATACTTAATGAAGACACTTTTGAGGAGCGTATTTCTTTTAAACTCACACGACTTAACGTATTTATATTGGTAGGTGTGTCTGCCATAGTGCTTATAGCGTTAACCACATTACTCATTGCGTTTACACCACTTAGAGAGTATATCCCGGGTTACTCAAGTACAAAACTCAAACGCAACGCAACCTTACTTGTCGCAAAGACAGACTCGCTAGAGAATGCGATACGAGTAAACGAGCAGTACTACTCATCTATACGCAGAGTACTAAGTGGCGATGTAGAGGCACTAGAGTTTGATAGAGACTCCATACGAGATGCGGTTTTTAATGAAGAAGATATTTATGTGCTACCCAGCAAGGAAGATAGCTTGCTTAGACAAACGGTAGAGCAAGAAGATAAATATAACGTTTTTGACAAGGCTGTAGAGGACACAGATTTCTCACTGTTTCCGCCGGTGCAGGGTACGATAACCTCTGCATATAACGCTGCCTTAAAGCATTATGCGATAGATATTGTGACCGAAAAAGATGCTCCCGTAAAAGCTGCGGCAGATGGTACGGTGATTTTTGCAGAGTGGACGGCAGAGACCGGTCACGTACTCATTATTGAGCACCCTAAAAACTTGATTACGGTTTATAAACACAATGCCTCTCTTAACAAGGAGCAAGGAGACCTTGTGCAAGCGGGTGAAGTTGTCGCAACTGTAGGTAACACTGGAGAACTCACAACAGGACCACATTTACATTTTGAATTATGGAGTAATGGATACCCCATTAACCCAGTTAATTTTATTGATTTTAACTAATGTCATTAAAGTCTTTTGGCGCAAAAATATTTGCCTCATACATTGCGGGTAAAATAAAAAAGTGGGCAGATAACCCTTTAGAAACTCAACAAAAGGTTTTTGAGAAGCTCATAGATGCTGCGCAGTATACAAACTTTGGTAACGATCACCATTTTGATAAAATAAAAACCCATCAAGATTTTGTAAAACACGTACCCATAAGAGATTATGAAGCGCTTAAACCTTATGTAGATAAGATGGTTGCTGGCGAGGCAGACGTTTTATGGCCTGGAAAGCCCTTGTACTTTGCAAAAACATCTGGTACTACATCTGGTGTAAAGTATATACCTCTCACAAAAGATAGTATGAAGACGCACCCTAACAGTGCGCGTAATGCCATATTATCATATATCGCAGAGACGGGTAATACTAGCTTTGTAGACGGTAAAATGATTTTTTTACAAGGAAGCCCCATAATGACCGAAAAAAACGGCATCAAGTTAGGGCGTCTATCTGGTATAGTAGCTCACTATGTGCCTAATTATCTTCAGAAAAATAGACTTCCTAGCTTAGAGACTAATTGTATAGAAGATTGGGAGCATAAGGTAGATAAGATTGTAGAGGAGACTATAGATCAAGATATGACCCTTATAGGAGGGATTCCGCCGTGGGTACAGATGTATTATGAGCGTCTTATCCAGAAGAGTGGTAAAACTGTGGGAGAGCTCTTTAAAAACTATCAACTCTTTGTGTATGGTGGGGTAAATTATGAGCCATACCGTCGCAAGCTAGAAGACCTTATAGGGAGAAGTGTAGACAGTATTGAGTTATATCCTGCAAGTGAAGGGTTTTTTGCCTTTCAAGACTCACAGACTGAGAAAGGAATGCTCTTGCAGCTAGATAACGGAATTTTTTATGAGTTTATAAAAGCAGATGAGTTTTTTAACGAAAACCCTACAAGAATAACCATCAAAGATGTACAGCTAGATGTAAACT harbors:
- a CDS encoding GH3 auxin-responsive promoter family protein is translated as MSLKSFGAKIFASYIAGKIKKWADNPLETQQKVFEKLIDAAQYTNFGNDHHFDKIKTHQDFVKHVPIRDYEALKPYVDKMVAGEADVLWPGKPLYFAKTSGTTSGVKYIPLTKDSMKTHPNSARNAILSYIAETGNTSFVDGKMIFLQGSPIMTEKNGIKLGRLSGIVAHYVPNYLQKNRLPSLETNCIEDWEHKVDKIVEETIDQDMTLIGGIPPWVQMYYERLIQKSGKTVGELFKNYQLFVYGGVNYEPYRRKLEDLIGRSVDSIELYPASEGFFAFQDSQTEKGMLLQLDNGIFYEFIKADEFFNENPTRITIKDVQLDVNYVMIISTTAGLWAYNIGDTVIFTSLKPYRVMVSGRIKHFISAFGEHVIGKEVEQAMLEASAGTDIKVTEFTVAPQVAPQSGLPYHEWMIEFENEGMGDLNAFAKALDTSLQAQNSYYFDLIEGKVLQPLKITRVAKDGFNEYMKSQGKLGGQNKIPRLSNDRKIADLLAVKQ